TTTTTATCTCACCTTCTCAGTGTAGGAAGTGATGAAGATGTTCTTCCCCTGGGCAACGGCGTAATCATAGTCGGCCAGCTTCGCGCGCCTGGCCATCTCAGAGGGAGTGACGTAAGCAACCTGATGGGAAAGATAGACTCTGCAATGTATGTGCCAACAGATAGGTGGCGCAATTGATCTGAGTACGATAACTTTGAATACGATAACGTGTTTGCCTAGAAAAAGATGGCAAACAAATAAAGCTCATACTGACCTGTATGTCCACGCTGTCGAAGATGTCAATCATGTGTCGGGTGATCTTTTGATCCTTACCGTTCCACAAGACTACGTTATCCGTCACGTGATCACACGCCCTCCCCCAGTGCCACGACATCGAGTAGTGCACCTTTAGATGACCTTTGGGTTAGAGAGAGACACATGTAACGTAAGTTAACATTTAGTCCAAACTACAACATGACCAAACAGACTTTTGTGGACGATATCCGTGCGTGCATATTTTTTGTTGTctacaaatgaaaaaaagaaggaaattaGACCAGCTTGTTAACCATCTTTGAACGTAATTGGACGTCTATCATACAATACGTTGTTTTCAGTAAGCCAGTCTAATAGATACACCCCGTTAATTGTTGCTAGAATGTCCCTGGTATACTAGTATTATTTTGCGGCCTAGTGCCGATGTTTATCACATGCGTGGGTGAATAGTTGACTAAAAGTCCAAAAGCCAATAGTGTCCACATAGTGGAATATCCTTAATATATAATCTACTTATTGCGTGCAAAAAGTgaagtgtacatttgtatgcatcAGCGCAGCATAGGTGGCGCTTTTTCGGACGACCACGGTGCTACACGAGCTCCGCAGAATGGCTTTCAATTACGTACAGATCGATCATTTTTGTGCAAGCTCGCGTTTAAAAAGTCTCAAAGGACATTAGATATGTAAGTGAAAACGTCTGGACCTGTTGTTACTGATTTGAAGCTTAATGTCTTGtgtattttcacatttcacagGTCAGGATAACATACCCTttcagagcctaatctgcagtaccgctcccggccgctcTCAGAAAAGTGGCAATGCGACCGTCAATTTGCCAGATTTGGGTATACGTATGTTCGGGAACGGGAAAATcgtgaaagactcgcaaaggggttggGGATTTTTGCGGCTTACTTGACTTTGCTTCAGTAAGTACGACCATTTAGAACCAGGAACAATAATAcatttcacaaatacaaacaaaacaattggATATCTTATCATAAGTGCCATGTTTCCTTCGTATTTTACCAATAGACAAAGTGCCGAATTTACATCTGTCAACTGTTACGTTACAGCCAAATCTCTATCCATTTGTTGTGTAAAAACAGAAGACGGTATTTTGGTTTGTTTCTATATCAATAGAGCCAATTCTATTTCTCAATACTGTAAGAGTTGTGGAATACTTAACGGTGCAATATTATATTGGCCGCCGGGGGGAGCCTCTATCTGGGTTGACTCCTTGACATTTGCTAATATGTACCATCTGAAAAAGCAGATAGAAGTTAGCTTGTTATACCATCTCCTGAATCATGGCAGCCACCCTcctgatgaaaataaaataacaaaGGATTTATTGTTTCATACAAGATGTTCTGGATAATTTCATTCATAatgggatttttaaaaaaaacgttgtAGCTTCTCCTTACCCGTTGTCTGCTTTCTGGCCTCGGTCCGGATGTTGTCCAAGTTTTGGAGGTAGTCCACCTTTTCCAGTGGCGTGCCACACTTGACATGGGTAAACGCTTCATTGTTGGTTGCCACGCCCACAAACTTCTCTTGGTTTCCTTTGTGGAGAAACGGACGAAAGGGTTCGTtagtttaacttttttttaaatctaccaAAGTCTTGTAAGAAACAATCACCCTTAACTTGATCCGTAGACTTATGTTCAAAAGCTGATCTTGATGATGGTGCTTAGAGAAGCATCCAAATCTACTTGAGAATAAACTAGTTTTACTTGCTCATTCAACAATACTGAACATACTGGCACTGTATCACACCACATAACTGCACACATGTCATTGTACCACACCACGTACctgcacacatttcaatgtatcACACCACATACCTACACACACGTCATTGTGCCACACCACATACCTGCACACACGTCATTGTACCACACCACATACCTGCACACATGTCATTGTACCACACCACATACCTGCACACATGGCATTGTACCACACCacacacctgcacacacatCATTGTACCACACCACATACCTACACACACGTCATTGTGCCACACCACATACCTGCACATACGTCATTGTACCACACCACATACCTGCACATACGTCATTgtaacacaccacacacacacacacacacacacacacacacacacctgttcATACGTCGTTGTACCACACCACATACCTGCACACATGTCATTGTACCACACCACGTGCTTGACCAGTAGCTGCTCGGACACAGCAAGGTCACTCACGGCATAGAGTGCGTACACCTGCGAGATATCACACACGTCTGAGACATTTTGCAGAGAGATATTTCGTTCCGAAAATGtgaattcccccccccccaatccggtccccagaaagtgcgaaatggacgaaattccatttcgttccatttcgttccatttccttccatttcgttccatttcgcacttacTGGGGACCCCACCCCCCATCTATTCGCCATAGCACCATAAAGATACTGTCTGTTGAGACCAATGTAATACTTTCTTCTGAGTTGACGTTATCATCACATTCAATATCGATTTTTTCGTTATTACCGAGATACCAATATTAGTGTACCCCTGAGCATCTCCCGATTATTGGTTCCCTGTTTGGCAAGAGAAGAGCATCACGTGATACAGATTTCTATGATTGTTTGACGGTAAGGGAAGTGATGAATTTCCTGGAACTTTTTCATGGGTTTCACTGAGTTTCCTGTCGTGAGGTACCTGTAGTCCGGGAACCTGCCGATAGCCGTCTTGTAGTGTGGTCTTGATCAGCTGTACTCCGTCAGTTGTGCAGTCATCACTCCGGTACCCGGCTTCTAACAGGCGATGGAGACCAGCCAAGAAGATTGCACTAATTTCTCTACCTGGAGAAAGGCAACAAATTCTCTTTTCTCAATCGTTTGAAGTACCGCTTGAATATGTGTAATGGATGTTGAGTAAGTCTGGATTCTTGTGGTAAGTACAAAGAAAGTTTCAATTTAGTAATCAGTCTGTATCATTGTCGTTGAAAACATTAAGCGGATTTTATCCGATACCGTACACGCGCATGCCACTCCCATCAGTGTCACAAACGCGATACAGTGTATGAGCCCCAGCTAGCGAGTTACTAAGGATCTGCATGTTAAGTTAATGACGCGCGTTTGCACTCTTTGTCTCGCCTAGCCTTGTGGATGACCATCCAAAGATTTTAAGGGTTTAATGTGCTTTCGGTTGGTTCCATTTTTATTACTGCTTTGTGCATTTTGTCCTCTTGCTGGTTTGTATTCAGTCTAATATTTTGCGAGTTTGATAATCATGCAAGAACTTCATTCCAACCTGGTGAGTTACAGGTGTTCCACAGCCAGCGTCTCTTCTCCGGGGTGTTCCAGgagtgagtgaagcaggggttGTTGTTCATGGACGGGTTTGTCCAGGACAGGAAGTCGGTCTCGGTGCAGCCTGGCACATCCGGGTCATACCCGTCCGCCCAGACGTACATGGCGTACTGCTTCCGGTCAGCAGCCGCTACTGATAGTCCGGCAAGGAGGAACATCCATGTCACAGGACCACAGATCTGTGGAggaaagtcgggaaaacaacgCATGAATACTGAataattttctccctatcgttttacaggtttgcgtagcaaaacctttgttggatccgttggcatgtgtggtggccgccactttgaattgtgacgtcacagggtcgccataccatttcattgggaggggtgttttttggggtcgctagcgtccTCTCTATTTTTCACacatcggcacacaactatcacacactCAACTCAAATAaacagaaaaattcaataccaattcatatttataaaaagaccccgtaatcgctaaactaacatagcaaacctgaagtatatgtagcccAAATATTTAACTCTAGTTTTTATTAGAGACACGATACACAAaaacatggacatagtggcgctacactcaTGTAACGctagttcacgtaaaaccgggattttttcgatacgagttacttgaaaccaatctggcacatcaataaaccatcctttttttggtaattctgtcaatatcatggattacctttgcATTAATGCtaaatatgttatattttgtctctagtcgtgctgataacataatattgtaatttgaaactactgtccgccgcacgcagaatgacggtgcccttggacaggtgctaacattttttcggGAGAGAATATCCGTCATtaatatcttgccgctaattagcttttatatagcagctattgttcccaccttggcttgaagagagttctaaggtcatataaacgtctcgaagcaaaaaaaaaaccaagACAAAACGGCCAAagcgcacacatcaggccttcagaaacaacccgtttgttgagtcggtaggaCGTCACTCAAattcgatccccaccgtcatggcaacgtgtacatttattcatcgggacgttagctggatgccgtagaaattgTAATACCACTATTtcaatgtgtttctgcttgtgctaggggcaaactttgaggaaaatgtcGCCCTctgtccactatcacacacaacattcagacaaaaaagtgttcctcacaaacctttgtcgtctgctgaatagCTGGATTATGGGTAGTAAATGTGGTGGCGGGAAAAGGCCGTAGTGCCATAGCCATAGGTTGCAGCAAAAAGTGGCGTTGTTGATGAtagatcacacttagagtccagttgcaggttagcaaaagagattctaataagttttcGTGtaaataattatgtttagcaggaagcggatgtgacatttgtcttataaaccagcgaacaaccatgcAGTGGGATTCTCCCGCGAAGCCCTCGGactgtgtcaataagggacggagagtttttgacgtcgccatcttctaatgcatggttatcgaagcttttcagacagtgttctgaatacgttagtctgtcaggtttgtattgctggcgttataactgacgttgcatctagcacatatctctAAATACACCCTTATCAAAAATGGCGAGTTTATAACACTCCGCGATTTAATGTGAACCAACGTaataaaaacttatatcacagTGCCACCCCTATTTCGACCTATGATCCATGAATTTCCACTGAAGCATATACTAATTGTTGAGTACCTTTGTTATCAAATTAGGTAAACACCGTGAGAAAGGTATCGAtacttgattttgttttcacaaCAACTACTTCATTTGTAAAAACGCGCTTGTCTGTAACTCTAAAAACAGCAGTTTGTTTTTATCGTGCCATGTAATTCTAAGGCAGACGCCCCGGTAAAAGTTTAACGTTTTCCACTGAAGGTGTCTTGTCCTTGTAAGACCCCCATGATCTTTGGCACTCCACCAAACGGCTTTTGTTTCGCGCGCAGTCACTCGGACAGCCGCTTGTTACTGAGATCACTGAGATAGACACGGTTTGGAGGACAAAGACCCGGATCGTATAGGTAGGGGGGAGGGGCGTATGAgttttagaaaatagaatagCTGTAAAGCCGCCGGTTACAAAGTGTTCTAGGGTCCAACGTCAAACCGATATGTATCTAGTACGTTTGGACGTTATGTATCATATCTCATGTATTCAAGACTGCACGACAAGTGAACGACATTGCATTCTAGTGCGTCCCAGCACACATCGTTCTTCCAATTGTTGTTCAAAGATAGCCGTGGTTACTGTTGCAGGGCTTTTTTGCTCGTGGTCTTATACATACTCCGTATAATCAATCTTAAGGCTGCAAGAAATAAAAGTCCTGCAACGATCCTTACGGCTAGTTTAAAGAATGGCAGTTTAAACACACGATTGTATGTGGCGTGATGCCTCATAAATTTACCAACGTCTTACCCTGCGAGTAGACTTCATGTCGGCAGGTTAACTCGACTGTCAAAGCTGAAAACTCTTCTAGCAAGACCTTGATCCGACTTGAACTCGCAGACGGTATCACAATGTCTTCTGCTGAGGCGAAAATTCAAACTTTCTCGGATAGTGGAAGATCAAAACTTCAGCTGCTTGCTGACGGACTTTGTTCACAGATTAAACAGGTTGGTGCCCTGCGTAGCAGGTTGGAAAACAGGTCTAACTACCATGACAACGGACTTTGTAAGTTTGGTCACGTATCGTATCCGCGGGCAGTCTGGAATAACAAAGTCCGTTCTGTGATATCTGCACAAAGGCGGTAAAACATCACACGCAACACGTTTAGTAAGTTTGGCGATTGGGGACGCTAACAACTCTCAAAAGAAATTGCCAGCTTTGTAGATGTTATATCACAGAGTCTTGGCTTGGTAGTGGGTCCATGTAAGTACGTTTATACAATGACAATGTCCTAATTTTAAGCTTGGAAACGATGGTAATGCAgtcagttggtgtgtttgtgtgtttcttgtttgtttgtttttttgtttgcttgtgtgtatgtttgtttgttagtttgtttgtcccggtgtgtgtccgcagttgGACAGCCTGCCAGGATGTAAGGCagaaatggtgtaataggatattTGAATAATTGGATATCTGGTTTGGCTCTAATGACTCATgactacattcatgtacatccATACATGCCTGGGTGTCTGGGATACCCGTTTAGGGATTGTTTGTAATGAAGTTAAGCTTACTCTATATTTGGGCTAGTGTAACAGCCGATGACTATTTTCAAGACTTGACTGTACACCTTAAAGCTGAACTAATACATATAGTAAGATATACATCATTAAGATGTGTTCGATTTAAGTGGTGCCATGTCAGAGCCGTTGTTGCAGTACCAGTCCTGACCGCTGCGAGAAAATCCTTCAAGACGACGGTGAACTTTGCCTGTGAcgatcaaatcaaatcatatcaaGTTACTGACTGCTCTTTTAAAACAAGATttaaaaaacggaagttctactgcagtaccaaggtcacataccaggggacctaAAATTAACCTTGACTtctggcttcccaacacctgcccgcataccaaatattattgtaatgcataaagaggttcttgagttatgctgactacagtagtccgggaacacaaacacacacacacgcacacagacagacacacacgcacacacagacacacccaataCTATATGTccacttttcatggagataatgagtcAACCCTGTTTAAAAGCAACCGTGGTACCTGCAACGTTGGTTTGTCACAAACTTAAGGCCATCTTTCCACTGAACGGTGATCGCAGTGAGCAACCGTAAAGCTAATCCTTTATCCATGAAGTTCGTTGAACTTCGGTCGCTTGGTGGTTGCAGTCTCAGTGGAAAGGAGGTATAGATAAACTGCGTATTCGGAATTCGATATATGACCTTACACACCCCACAACACAGTTTTGTGAGCCCAAATgaccactcacacacacacgtacgcacCAGGCCTCCCTACGGgtgtatggatcgtagaattcggcccaataaaatgaataattggccagtagagtcagtccacggtaaggttgatAATGCGcttgcgaatgaaaccctctggtggccaaacttccttggcaaattttctccctatagctggcgtagttagtctctAGTTGAGACTACAAAATAGGAACTCTGACTGCTGCAAAACAGCTTATGCGCAGTTGGCACACATTCTGTCCACGTTCCGACTTAAATTGCAAACCTGTTGGCACGCTAGCGTATCCATCGCTTCATAACAAGTTAGCAGGACTACTTTGCAACAGGAACATTTTTTCAGAAGTTCGGTGAGTGGTTGATCTAAATAGTGTGAAAGTGCAGCGGAAATTGCGAAGATATGGGTTTATGACTTCATTCAGTTTGAAAAGGTTACAAGGGGAGGTAGTGAATCGTTTCCTGAGATAAGCAAGCTCTTGAGTACCCTGATATCGAGAAATAAATTGTGTAGAAAAAGGAAGGGATCAAAAAACGTATCATCTAATGGGCTAACTCTGACAGATAGATGTCAAGACAACATTTCCGTTCAATAACCCCACTGCAAGATGTAGGCTATCCCAACACAGCTCTAAGTTGTTTCAGCGGCAGCTCTGAGGATTTATGAGCACGGTAGTTGGTGACCTGTTGACCTCGG
The nucleotide sequence above comes from Branchiostoma lanceolatum isolate klBraLanc5 chromosome 14, klBraLanc5.hap2, whole genome shotgun sequence. Encoded proteins:
- the LOC136449142 gene encoding uncharacterized protein, with translation MKSTRRICGPVTWMFLLAGLSVAAADRKQYAMYVWADGYDPDVPGCTETDFLSWTNPSMNNNPCFTHSWNTPEKRRWLWNTCNSPGREISAIFLAGLHRLLEAGYRSDDCTTDGVQLIKTTLQDGYRQVPGLQVYALYAVSDLAVSEQLLVKHVVWYNDMCAGNQEKFVGVATNNEAFTHVKCGTPLEKVDYLQNLDNIRTEARKQTTGHLKVHYSMSWHWGRACDHVTDNVVLWNGKDQKITRHMIDIFDSVDIQVAYVTPSEMARRAKLADYDYAVAQGKNIFITSYTEKVEPCQITFFPQSCAPIYGGKSEAAMFSAYDQLTSHGVGAARPCIEYYRGVYSSGGNSDWPRHDSGVPVDLPDPVVSGPDQTVLVDCGPGSYCKCWLDPPTCHGTDRPCQCHNHD